In one window of Meleagris gallopavo isolate NT-WF06-2002-E0010 breed Aviagen turkey brand Nicholas breeding stock chromosome 12, Turkey_5.1, whole genome shotgun sequence DNA:
- the LOC100540806 gene encoding Krueppel-like factor 13: MATAAYVDHFAAECLVSMSSRAIIHSPKGETDPQPDATMCPSSNGEEKWEVRETGKDNGSSLMVVASILADLNQHVPNSPALKREKTETFDITEKIHISIAPKEFGEESVSSASKRGGGKATTPTSLAAVTEPSPRQKNKRGRSWTDPGSPQKKHKCHYVGCEKVYGKSSHLKAHLRTHTG; encoded by the coding sequence ATGGCAACGGCAGCATACGTGGATCATTTTGCAGCAGAATGCCTTGTTTCTATGTCGAGTCGTGCTATTATCCATAGTCCCAAAGGGGAGACTGATCCCCAGCCTGATGCCACAATGTGTCCTTCATCGAATGGAGAAGAGAAGTGGGAAGTTAGAGAGACCGGGAAGGACAATGGATCGTCACTGATGGTGGTAGCCAGCATTTTGGCAGATCTGAACCAGCACGTCCCAAACTCACCCGCtctcaaaagggaaaaaacagagaCCTTTGAtatcacagaaaaaatacacatttctatCGCTCCTAAGGAGTTTGGGGAAGAAAGTGTGTCTTCGGCTAGTAAGCGTGGAGGAGGAAAAGCAACCACACCTACTAGCCTGGCTGCAGTAACTGAGCCAAGCCCAAGACAAAAGAACAAACGCGGGAGAAGCTGGACTGACCCTGGATCACCCCAGAAAAAGCACAAATGCCACTATGTGGGGTGTGAAAAAGTTTATGGCAAATCTTCCCATCTTAAAGCTCATCTAAGGACCCACACAGGTTAG